In Cheilinus undulatus linkage group 16, ASM1832078v1, whole genome shotgun sequence, one DNA window encodes the following:
- the gja4 gene encoding gap junction protein alpha 4 — translation MSRADWSFLEHLLEEGQEYSTGIGRVWLTVLFLFRMLVLGTAAESAWDDEQSDFVCNTKQPGCEAVCYDKAFPISHFRYFVLQVIFVSTPTIFYFGYVAIRARKDKRKEEERDEKQAEEGSRGGIVIERENNEEDAEEKKEEGGRGRRADKAPTEAPKLKGRLLCAYAFSILSKVLLEVGFIVGLWFLYDGFFIQAKFECTGFPCPHTVDCFVSRPTEKTIFTIYTQVIAAISLLLNFVELLHLLQLAISHRLEKRYRAQQEDYLPRSERVTAREETPELPSEAPQSYKTGSQVDLPNQVETVCYHNPCESYGDLAIEVNWGPGATGSDILPSYVNCMGAMRTTHSPRVHYKKHANHTVKNTKGAHKGHSKQKHYV, via the coding sequence ATGTCCAGAGCTGACTGGTCCTTCCTGGAGCACTTGCTGGAGGAGGGCCAGGAGTATTCGACAGGCATCGGCCGAGTCTGGCTTACCGTACTCTTCCTGTTTCGCATGCTGGTCCTGGGAACCGCCGCCGAGTCTGCATGGGATGACGAACAGTCCGACTTTGTCTGCAATACCAAACAACCTGGCTGCGAGGCTGTGTGCTACGACAAAGCCTTCCCCATCTCCCACTTTCGCTACTTCGTCCTCCAAGTCATCTTCGTCTCCACACCGACCATATTCTACTTTGGATACGTGGCTATAAGGGCGAGGAAGGAcaagaggaaagaggaggagagggatgaAAAGCAGGCAGAGGAAGGTAGCAGAGGTGGTATTGTCATAGAAAGAGAGAATAATGAGGAGGAtgcagaggagaaaaaggaggagggtGGGAGAGGCAGACGAGCCGACAAAGCTCCTACTGAGGCTCCTAAGCTGAAAGGACGACTACTGTGTGCTTATGCATTCAGCATCCTGTCTAAAGTTCTCCTAGAAGTCGGGTTCATAGTTGGATTGTGGTTCCTTTACGATGGCTTCTTCATCCAAGCAAAGTTTGAGTGCACGGGGTTTCCTTGCCCTCACACAGTGGACTGCTTCGTCTCTCGTCCTACTGAGAAGACCATCTTCACTATCTACACTCAGGTCATCGCCGCCATCTCCCTCCTCCTCAACTTCGTCGAGCTCCTCCACCTTCTCCAGCTCGCCATATCGCATCGGCTGGAGAAGCGATACCGCGCCCAGCAGGAGGACTACCTCCCTCGGTCAGAGCGGGTAACGGCACGAGAGGAGACTCCAGAACTCCCGTCGGAGGCGCCGCAGTCTTATAAAACAGGGAGCCAAGTCGACCTCCCAAACCAGGTTGAGACCGTGTGCTACCACAACCCCTGTGAGAGCTACGGGGATCTAGCCATTGAGGTGAACTGGGGACCTGGGGCGACAGGGAGTGACATTCTGCCCAGCTATGTGAACTGCATGGGGGCAATGAGGACGACACATTCGCCTCGAGTGCATtataaaaaacatgcaaaccacACAGTGAAGAACACTAAGGGTGCCCATAAAGGACACTCAAAGCAAAAACATTATGTTTGA